DNA from Onthophagus taurus isolate NC chromosome 2, IU_Otau_3.0, whole genome shotgun sequence:
ACAATTTCAGTCATTTCATCATCGGTTACTTCATTAGAATCGCTAGATGTATCTTTATGGGTTACGTTATGAGTATTATCCACATCGTCATTTGAACTTGCGCATACATTTTCATTCAAACCACCAGTTTTTAACCAATATTCTCTTTtacattgaaaataatgtataatcaTGTTAGATTCTAGAGAGATCATTTGACAATATTTACACAtgatatttcctttttttgttacaCCATGCACCTTACGCATATGAATTTGTCGATCGCTTACACAATGGAAAATTTTATCGCAACTATAACATTCATGTATTAATAAAGTATTGTGCACCTTTTTTGTGTGTGATATTAATCCAAAAATGGTATCAAATTGAGTGGGGCAATACGAGCACCATTTTGGCGATCTTTGTTTAGACTGTACATCATCTCGAATACTGTAATAAAGACTTTCATTTGGAGTACTTGTTGTACCCTCGAACGTTTCAATATCATTGCAAATATCTTCATAATCAGAGTGAAGTGGTTTCAAAAGATCATCATCGAAATCATTTTCCGAATCAATTACAGAAATTATTTCGTCCTGTTCTTCACAGTACTTTTGATTAAATGAAGAAGTTTGAACACAATCCAAAACGTGAgtgttaatttctttttcgcaaatatactttttacaaattttacaaaaaacttgTGAATAAGATTCATGTATTAAAAGTAAATGGTGTTTCCGTTCGTTCGTCGTTTTAAACTGGTCATTACAAGTAAAACATTCGtaacttatttttaatcttgcagtacaatttaaaatgtgcATATTCGCTTTTATTTCGTTAGTTAAAGACTCTTTACAATATTTACAAACGATAATAGAACCGCTGTGATTTTGACGTAAATGTAATCTACGATCGATTATAGATGAAAAGCGTTTATTGCAAGTGAAACATTCGTAAATTAGTCCTTGATTGTGTACTTTACTGCAATGGTTCTCTAACGATCTAATGGTAGGAAGAATTTCTGGACAATACAAGCATATCATTCCGTCTCtttgaattttataatttttacattttatggCATTATTGGGTATGTgttgattttctttattttgagTACGATCTAGAACAAACAATTATTTGAATTAGAAATATTCAAAGAATacatatttatgaaaaatatatttattttttagcggatcattttttttacgttGAATACCTGCAAATTTGATATACTTGtgctaaaaatattcaaaatttttgaacaacagttaattaaaattaaatttaaattaattaaaacacttttGCACATTAACgatgtaattaattattatttattctacTAGTTTCGGGGACTAATTATCCCCATCTTcaggaaaaaaaatcaaataatgaATACAGTTATAAATGCAGACTAAAAATCTTCACGCTTGGATCAGATTTATGAAGTTGGTTCCATATCTCGTACAatctttcttttaaaaaatagttgaTCCTTTACATAAGATTGAGACTAAGAAAAAAACAAGTACAAGACCGATTTAGAGATGAAGTAGGTATAATTATTGATAAGCCCCGACAAGATACTGTTGGAGTTTCCAACGATGATAACACTGCTAGAAGattcttttctaatttttcttgCACAGCAGATAGTACAGGAGTAGATgaggatttaattaaaaaaattttcataattcttCCAACATTAGCCAGCGGCAGAGCCATAGATTCCAAAAAGTTTGGGGAATACGTATGTAAAACAGCAGAACTTTATGTAGAGCTATATAAATAGTAGGTACTACATGCCTGCTTCAGCACACAAAATACTTATTCACGGTGAAAGCATCATACAATATGCTATATTACCAATAGGACaactttcaaaaaatgcaCAAGAAGCTAGAAATAAAGATTACAACAAATTGGTTACATAACGCTCGGAAATCTTGGAAATGTTCAAAGATTACCACCAATCAAGATGTTTTCAATACGTTACTATACATCTCTGATccttatacagtgtgtccccggataggtgaaacgactcttataaaatgtaaaattttgcgatattaattgtcattttttggagtttagccctgcttggtgaaagactaattttgaacatattttcaagttttaaaaaacaagtgagtgTTGACACTGAAGCGAAAACTGCTTGTGTGTCagataaaacgatttttaccaaagtaggccgatcattccgaaaatttgcatacaaccatagtttttcattctgaacaaaacttcttagtaacactttcacgtactgtaaacagaaaaggtactttacctgccacaaaaagagtttttctttcaccGTCCaggctcacttgttttttaaaacttgaaaatatgttcaaaattagtctttaatcaagaagaatttattttagacttatatttcagacataacctcaatataagaaagctgtcatttctgttaatattttatttttttgattcgtAGGCtgtgtcagaactgtggaacAATGgcctcattattcaacactttgtcagtcatgagtaatgggtgtcattacccgtccaAAAACCAAATGTATaccgaatagataattcaatagttgtagataatagtatattatttaacaagcgtataatggcggctgttacccacgaagaagAAGTTAGTAATCTGAGTgtgtaacatccattatacacaagttgaatactatactttatctacaactatttaattttgaaaaaaaaattaaaaaaaagaaaaaaaaataaacttgatagacttttcagacataacctcaatataagaaagctgtcatttctgttaatattttattttttgattagtaggccgtgtcagaactgtggaataatggcttcattattcaacactttgtcagtcatgggTAATGCAtatcattacccgtcaaaaatcaattgtataacgaatagataattcaatagttgtagataaaatattttattcaattagccatattttaatttgattggTCCGTATATTTTTCACTAGCACAAATTTCGAAatgttaacgtgccatagtaaagtgaccaaacgttctagacagccgtactcggcaccaaacatactccatcatgttgcttacgcatgttctgaatcctaaattgatatcccaaaaatcgagtgttctctgattcttttaacaaatgtctgctggagcagatttttctagaaaaagtCGAATGACTCGAGAACGGcggaatcaaattgcaaaaagcaaagttattcataaaccttgaaaacagacaaatccaaatatgtaaatatataCGGGGTGTTccactaaaaaaaatgaaataggtggcgacttccggtataaccgagtgctagaaatctgaaaatattttagtcgaagagaacacaattaataatacttaaatctgaattttcaaatttttgttttggccAGAACactgtaaagttctaatgaCCCTGTATAATTCTGAGATCATTTTAACCAAGCTTTAATAATATCTTAACTTACCACCGTGATGCTCGATGTCATCCTCGAAATCCACTATTATTAACGGTTCCGAATTGGTTGTTGCATCACTTGATCCCCCTTCACTATCCCTAGAAATCAAATTCACCATATCCATTCTAAACGCCTTATTCATAATATGAACATCTTTTAAATGGTTCTCATAATCCTCTAGTAAAAAGAAACATATATTACAATAATCACACATCTTGTTGTGTCCGTTTTCATGATTCAATCTAGTCTCATTTATGgcaaaacattttgaacattgcTGGCATTCATATGGTAGAtactttttacataaatttagaTGTAACATAATCTCTTCAATAGTAATTGAATTTGAACATCGTCGGCAAGTAATCTTGTTATTTGATTCAAGGTGTTCTTCTAAATGTTTTCCTAACTGAACATAAGTTGGATATTCGTCATCGCAAGAGGTGCATTTAAAAGGATTGGGATCGTGATGAATCATTTTAGAATGAACCATTAAATCAGTTTCTTCTTTTGAGACAAAATTGCAGGATGaacaatataaatttatgtttctATCTTGTGGTTTAGTTGAAGAGTTAGGTTTAATTGTATGAAGATCGGTGTTCTTAATTCCATTTATTGCTATGttttctaaattgatatcATTCTCTAGAGTTTCGATtgcagaaaatatttttaaacaattatcaCATTCTTTATGGCACATATAGGaagaaatagatttaaaaattaagagatCTGGATTATCctcatcattaaatttatgtgtTAAGATTGTTGTTTCATTATCTTGAAAGGATTTTCGATGTGGTGGCATATTTATTGCAAACTCTTTGGTGATATCACGAGTAAGGTGAATGTCCTTTTGAGGTAGAATATTGTTTGTAAACATACTATTTTCcacttaataataatgtgCAGAGCTTCACCAAAGAAAATGTGCTGTATAACATGTTACAAATCAACTTGATTTATTCCGTAACATGGTTCTGTAATGAAAGAGCCACTAGGATAGTTGTAACCTTAAATTTATATCCTATGTTACTCcatgttttttatattcagATGATTGTGCACAACCTAAATtgtagtttttagttttataaataagaaataacacaaaaacttaattttaccCTACAATTTTGCATgtgtttataacaaaaacgaATTCTACGTCCTCGCCATTCTCTATTCAacttttaaggttatgttatgATTATATTATGGCCcataatcatttttgttataGTATAAGATATGTGACCCAATATACAACACGCCATATTGTTCGATCTCATGTTGCCATGAAAAGTAACACGTTAGActaaaagttttataactatTTATAGTAGTTGATTCTATCAATAAAGAATAAACACGTTGAAACATGGTGTTACGTGTATGTAGTTACCCATAATAGTACGGAAGCATACACAAATTTgcagaaaaattgaaatatagaAAGCCGGTGTACCCttacctaaaaaaaattggtaagCGACCACGAATTTGTGCGATTCATCGTAGGGGAACTCGGGGCAGAATGGGGtaccaacttaaaaatatgttttaaactacaaaaggattaattaaaacatatgCAAAATTTTCTATGAATACCTTGTAAtgtaataatcacaaaaatattgtaagaaaataaaagaacacttttttttcaaaaacagaaCATTATGTCATTTACCCCGTTCTGCCCCGGACAGAACGGGATGGTAAGgacaaataattacaaaaacataaaactagtaaaaatgcataaaaaataattttgattttgaagttttaattgaCTCTAAAGCATTAACTACAGTTTTCATGGATTTCGGTTCAGTCTATTCACAAAATGCACACACTAGAACAGCCTCATCATCTTCGCTATCTATTGCCGCACAGGAATTGTATGCCCATTTTTTGCACATGGAACAAGCGGCCCAACCTTCAATTGACTTTGAGTACAATTTACCGCAATATAAACATTCACAGTCAGAACAACTTTCAGCAGCACTTTCGTTAGTTTTGGTTTCTCTCTTCAgcttcttcttttttccatttttattttttccgtttattttattattgttctcTTTCTTAAATAATCTTTTCCTTGCTCTTTCTTCTTTGGCAAAATTCTTTTCCTCTTTTTCCTGAATAGCAGCTTCTAACTCCTTTTTGTATGGGGAATCTGTTAAGACCGCGGTCTTTCCCCTCTTCCGATTCGTCCTTTTCGAGCCTTCGTTAACTTTTGGGATAGGCATTAGAATAATAGGTGAAATATGAAATGAAGAGGCCCTGTTATCTGTTGTCATCCAAGAGCAACCAGGAGTGGCAGAATTAGCCTCATCATTAGAGTTGACTGAAACCTCGCCAGATTTATCATCCAACCTGATAGGCATGTCTTTTTTAACGCCTGTGCTAGGCGAAGGCAATTTCAATTGTTCAGCTTCAGATATGATCACCTCTTCACCTGAAGGCCTATCAAGTCCGATGTCAGTTGTGTCTGCTGGGAGAAAATCGACATCGGTGAATATGGATGAGTCAGTTGGCCATATTCCTGTAGCTTGGAAACCATTAATAGCAGTTTTCATTGTTGCACTTTGAATTAAAGCTGATCCaaaaagcgttgaaatttgaaaaaggGTTACGACTTTTCCTGGGTTGCTTCGTAACCATTTTCGAAGCTCATTGCTGTAATAAACACTTAAAGGCTTCATAAAAGAAACATCGAGTGGCTGAAGTCTGTGAGAGCAATGTGGTGGTAGACATAGCAACGTAACTCCACTCTCCCTCGCGTAATCTATAACCTGAAGGTTCTTAGTGTGTGTAGAGTGGCCATCTAATATAAGAAGAACCGGGAAGTCTTTTGATGCCTTAGAAAATTCTACAAATCTTCGAAACCATACAAGAAATAACTCAGCAGTCATCCATCCAGTGTTGTGCACCTCTGCCCACCCTCCTGATGGTAATCCCAATTCAAATTCTTTCTGCCTTTTCTTTCGAGGAAAAATGAGCATCGGGGGCATGTAAGCTCCGTCTGCCGACATACAAATAAGGCAGGTTACAGTTTCGCCCCTTTCTGAGGATGTTAACGACCCGACTTGCCGTTTCCCTTTGGAagctataatttttgaatggtTTTTAGGGTTCACTGAAACACCCGTTTCATcgcaattaaatattttagaagcCGTTAGTTTGTGCTTGTCGATTAAATTCGTTAGCAACGAAAAAAACTTATCCACAGCTACTTTATTAAAGCCCATTGCTCTTGCACCAGATGTTGCTTCAGGTTTGCGAACAGATAAAGTAGGATGTCTCTTGAAGAATCCACTAACCCAATCTTGGCCTGCCATTCCATTTGGAAATTTATTACCAATGCCATTTCTGACGGCCAGTTGATAAGCTAAGTGATGCAACTCTTTAATTGTTAGTGACCAAATAACCTAGCCTCCAtactttttaagtaattaacGATCTCAAGTTCCTGCTCTTTcgtaaatatgtttttaaattttccagcCGTTTTATCAATCTTGTAGTCaggattttcttttctttttttaacgtaTCTTTCCAGTGTGGACTGGGGAACGTGAAATTGGTTTGAAGCCTTCAAATACCCCGATTGGCCAGTAATAACCGCCTCAACAGCATTGTTCATTGCCTCTGTAGACCATGAATGCCTATTTGTTTTTCTCTTATATACTCGAACCATCTGAAGTCGGAAGAAATAGTATATTAAGTATCCAGAACGGTAAATTGCTTACCGTTCGTGATggttacaacattttttgcacGATCGAcatgaatataaataaaaattgatttactaaaatatattgACATTTGTGGGGTAGAATGGGGTACTTCCCCATTCTGCCCCACCCGTTCCGCCCCAGTGATAGGATTTAGGTTAGAACGGTCAGATTactcaaaaaaaatacataaaccACCGTTTAAATACACGAAACTAACCAGAATTAAGCGTACTTCACGCATATACTAACTACAGCTGTACTGTAAACAAGTATGTATACTTGTTTACATACGATACTTTCCaagattttatctttattattgaagatttttaattttttgattttgttaaatttaatttaaattttatttgtaaattaagttaaaagaGATTTCCTGAACCCCACCTACTAACATAATTTTATTCCATTATATTGTATAATATTCTAtgtactgaagatgaaacgttagtttcgaaacatgtctgcttaaatagaattaaaacattttagtatttctcaaaaagtttttacttttacataCATCCTAAGTATGTATACCTACCTTGGTTACAAAATCATCAGAAATTACACTATAAAAGCAACAAATCACACAACGAGAACTTCACGAACAACCGCTCGAgaaaactagactaacatgCGGTACTTGAATTGTGACAGGTTGGGCTAGTTTTACTTATTGTCGCTCACTAGTAACACCTcctttattccaaaaaacgtCAAACTTCATTGCGCCCCGGTACCCCGTTGTGCCCCGGGTTCCCCTATATGTGACCTGGACTACGAAAAGTACGAAATGCGATTGAAGTTTGTAGCAACTGCGCGTTAGtttttttacacaaatctATCATGTATTCAATGTTACATTATTCGTTAGCGTAGTAGTTACAAGTTATGAAGTTATTAGATACAATAATACCTCGATTAATGCATCCAATCTTACACGAACGCGGTTTTGTGATGTGTTCAGAAAacgaattgaaaattgttaacgaaATTTATTTCGATAAGAATGATGATTTTATTACCGAAGAGGATATTGATGTCGACATCGAAGGAGATGAGCTAGGACCATCTAATGCAAACACAGAAGTAGGTTTCGATTTAAGTTATACAGATGTTAAAGAAtccaataatatttaccaatTCTTTAATGAAAGTCGTTGTTGTACCCGAAAATGTATTTCTAAAATTCCTCGTGAAATAATTGAGCAATCCAGATTGGAATTTTTAGAGCTGTCCGAAAGAGAACAAGACTTGGTCATTCTGAGTAAAATAGAAGCAGGAATATCGCAGGAGTTAGAAAAGGTGTATTCTGAATTATCTGGACGAAAGAAGTATGGAGTACGGAAAGAATCTGAAGTCTCAAAAAGTAAGGTACTGTTCATGTATTTCAAAGTACCTGTTTGCCGACAgctatttctatttatttacgATTGCGGTAAACGTCGGTTTGACAATTTATTGAAGTATTTCAATAGTAAAGGCGTGACTCCGAGGATACATGCTTTGACTAAAAAGCCATGTACGAATACAGCAGCTCTTAAGCCCGATTAATACAAAATGTAGTTGACTCCTCTGCCTGATCGACTTCcgaattttaaagattttcggGTTTTGAAACTCCCATCAAGCGAGAACCATCCATCAATTTATAGACTCTT
Protein-coding regions in this window:
- the LOC111429225 gene encoding zinc finger protein 665-like isoform X2; the protein is MFTNNILPQKDIHLTRDITKEFAINMPPHRKSFQDNETTILTHKFNDEDNPDLLIFKSISSYMCHKECDNCLKIFSAIETLENDINLENIAINGIKNTDLHTIKPNSSTKPQDRNINLYCSSCNFVSKEETDLMVHSKMIHHDPNPFKCTSCDDEYPTYVQLGKHLEEHLESNNKITCRRCSNSITIEEIMLHLNLCKKYLPYECQQCSKCFAINETRLNHENGHNKMCDYCNICFFLLEDYENHLKDVHIMNKAFRMDMVNLISRDSEGGSSDATTNSEPLIIVDFEDDIEHHGDRTQNKENQHIPNNAIKCKNYKIQRDGMICLYCPEILPTIRSLENHCSKVHNQGLIYECFTCNKRFSSIIDRRLHLRQNHSGSIIVCKYCKESLTNEIKANMHILNCTARLKISYECFTCNDQFKTTNERKHHLLLIHESYSQVFCKICKKYICEKEINTHVLDCVQTSSFNQKYCEEQDEIISVIDSENDFDDDLLKPLHSDYEDICNDIETFEGTTSTPNESLYYSIRDDVQSKQRSPKWCSYCPTQFDTIFGLISHTKKVHNTLLIHECYSCDKIFHCVSDRQIHMRKVHGVTKKGNIMCKYCQMISLESNMIIHYFQCKREYWLKTGGLNENVCASSNDDVDNTHNVTHKDTSSDSNEVTDDEMTEIVNQSQNTEPDSEILNQPSDFSSSLSQLYSTYDLTVCKVVLKDVFKCSEMDYDETSEICESNHNDESNENEDEEDTEDEEILNSSEENKSESMIKVSFKSTKLNESQNNDGRHILIHQQIILMPEPNGDNKETSDDMVVDDFGDDDAIDIDDTGFDPMIEESLQTNTVPSKVIDDNVAIKEECSATELESPKIDRIILNTPNKIEPTSSNVKIQCPCCNRKFTNDENLVKHRLMVHRNVLYKNHSCNLCFKQFSTEYDKINHKCMN